The genomic window CGGGCCCTCGGCCGCTGTCGGGCGCGCGGCTGCTCGAACTGGCGGCGACCTGGGCCGGCCACCTGGCCGGCGCGGGCGTCGCGGCCGGCGATCGCGTGGGCCTGGTGCTGCCGACCGGCGAGGACTTCCTGGGGGCGTTCTTCGGTGGCTGGCGGCTCGGCGCGGC from Candidatus Tanganyikabacteria bacterium includes these protein-coding regions:
- a CDS encoding AMP-dependent synthetase codes for the protein MGLAAAIEARWAAPSGQAPVTLLDEAGPRPLSGARLLELAATWAGHLAGAGVAAGDRVGLVLPTGEDFLGAFFGGWRLGAA